GCAGGTATTAATGCACACTTAAAAGTGGCAGGAAAAAACCCTTTTATTTTGCAACGCTCCGAAGCATACATCGGCGTACTAATTGACGACCTGGTTACAAAGGGCACGAACGAACCCTATCGCATGTTTACTTCACGAGCAGAATATCGTATTTTACTCAGACAAGACAATGCTGATATTCGTTTAACGCCTCGTTCTTTTGAATTAGGTTTAGCATCTAAAGAAAGAATGGATAGAGTAGGGGAGAAGATGAAAGCAAGTAAAGAAATTAGTGCGTATTTTAAACAAATTAGCGCTGAGCCAAATTTAATTAATAACTATTTAGAGTCAATTGAGTCTGCTAGCATAAATCAAAAAATAAAGTATTTCAATGTGCTTTCTCGTCCAAATGTTTCTATAAATGAACTTGTAAAATACGATGAAACTCTGCGTGGGTTTATGGCAAATTATGATGAAGAATGTATTGAGCAAGCTGAAATATTATTGAAATATGAGGGCTATATCGAAAAGGAACAGGAGATGGTTGAAAAACAGTTACGACTCGAAAACTTAGAATTGCACCATATTTTTGACTACAAAACAATCCCATCCTTATCTGCTGAAGCAAAGGATAAACTAAATAGGGTAAAGCCAAAAACGATTGGCCAAGCTTCAAGAATTTCAGGAATTTCGCCGGCTGACATTTCCGTTTTAATGATTTTTATGGGGCGATAGTTCTGCTCCTTGATAAAACCTCAAATAATGTTTCACGTGAAACGTATACAATAACCCAGTCCGATATATGGAAAAAATAGCCTCATGTCCCATTTGCAAAAACGAAACATTTAATGAGTTTATCAAATGTAAAGATAATACTGTAACTAATGAAGTGTACACAATTGTTGAATGCAAGGGCTGCACTTTTAGGTTTACAAATCCTCGACCTGCGGCAAATGAAATCGGAAAATACTATGAATCTGATGACTATATTTCCCATTCAAATTCTAACAAAGGTATCTTTAATAAGCTATACCAAGTTATACGAAACTATACCATTTCCGGAAAAAAGTCACTAATCAGTCGATTTGTTTCACGTGGAACATTACTCGATATCGGTTGTGGAACGGGTGAGTTTTTAAACCATATGCGTTCCAAAAACTGGGAAGTTAGAGGCATTGAGCCTGGCGATTTGGCGCGAAAATTTGCAGTAAGTAACTACAATTTGGATGTAAAGCCGGAGGATGCTCTCTCAGAAATCGAAAACAATTCCTTTGATGTAATCACGCTTTGGCATGTGCTTGAACACGTGCACGAATTAGACAAAAGAGTAAAAGAATTAAACAGAATTATCAAGTCAGATGGTGTTGTATTTATTGCTGTTCCAAACTGCACCTCCTATGACGCAAGTTATTATAAAGAAAATTGGGCGGCATATGATGTGCCCAGACATTTATATCATTTTACACCAAAAACTATCTCGAAACTCTTTACTCAACACGGATTTAATTTGGAGGAAATACAGCCCATGAAATTCGACTCCTTTTATGTCTCAATGCTTAGCGAAAAATATAAACTAGGAAAAATCAATTATTTCAAAGCAATACTCACCGGCCTAAAATCAAATTATCTTGCAATGAGTAGTAAAGAAAATACTTATTCAAGCCAAATATATATCTTTAAAAAAGCCAACTAATTACAGTCTATATATTGTAAAAAGGCTACTAGAATGTGTTATAACCCCAACTCTTCTTTTCTATATCCAACTCTTCCAAAGTGCCCTAAGAGTTGTGTCGCAAAAAGACGATTAAAGTTACTTAAGATTAAAAACAAATCACTCATTGCTTCATTCTATTTT
The sequence above is a segment of the Bacteroidota bacterium genome. Coding sequences within it:
- a CDS encoding class I SAM-dependent methyltransferase; this translates as MEKIASCPICKNETFNEFIKCKDNTVTNEVYTIVECKGCTFRFTNPRPAANEIGKYYESDDYISHSNSNKGIFNKLYQVIRNYTISGKKSLISRFVSRGTLLDIGCGTGEFLNHMRSKNWEVRGIEPGDLARKFAVSNYNLDVKPEDALSEIENNSFDVITLWHVLEHVHELDKRVKELNRIIKSDGVVFIAVPNCTSYDASYYKENWAAYDVPRHLYHFTPKTISKLFTQHGFNLEEIQPMKFDSFYVSMLSEKYKLGKINYFKAILTGLKSNYLAMSSKENTYSSQIYIFKKAN